TCTGTCTAATCCGTATTACATATAATAGCGAGCAAGCCAACCAAAAATATGCTATCTCTTACTGTCTGTTCATTGTGATGTTGAAGGCTGAACTACCAAACAGATTGGtgttaattttgtattttctggATAGCAGCACATGCAAAAAATCAATGcgcttcattttataattcgaGGGTTTTTGAAGCAAAAAGACGGGTTaatgtaatttgaaaattacgaagaattaaattattttcaaactgGTTCTCTAATCAAATTCGGAAGCGATGTTCAAAAGTTAGAGGagtataaaaattaaaaatatgtttcaagTTTTATCGATCGAATTCCTCCTTTATAATTTGTTGAATGTAAATTTGGGCTCACTCACAGAACTCCGCCTTTCTACTTGCGATATGGGATTTTATCCACCATTTTGTTTCACGTGGTTTATTACATcgcaaataatttgaaatgaaactatttttattttaataattgattATATCAGTGTGAACACACATCAGCCACAGAGCTAAATCATCATTTATCGATTCTAATTGACATAATGCGATTCGAATTTGCGGCGTGACTTGTTTTCAGTTGTGTGTGACAAATGCTAATTGAATTGTTGATATGACCGAAACCCCAGTCAAGAcaattaaatcaaataatttacgCTCCTAGTATGGGCCACAGATGGTGTGTGTCGTTTATCAGTGGTATATAATCGATCAAAGAATGCCCCACTAttctattttaaatatatatatgataatacAAGATCATTTGTCTTACACTGTTTTATGACACTAATCCGAACGATAATGAAATTTGCTTTCCAGAAGGGTGACCCGCTTGGCAAAACTGTAATTGAATATGCAAACAAATATGTGATTTTTCTAAAATGTTGGCGTTGGAGAGAGAAGTTACTTATGTTTCTAAAGTTTCTGAGAGATTTCAAATGTGCACTTGTTACGCCGTAAATTTCAGCTGTAATTATGACGTTTTACATATGCATAATTGCCTGCTAGGTTTTTATCGAAAACATATGATATGATTGACGTAATGTGGGTTTACGACGTATATCTTGCTTGCCTGTAGAATATATCGCACTCGAACCATCGTTcttcataaaaattattttacctaTTTTCTCTTGGTATGTAgcatatattattaatttatatctatccttttaaatttaaataggTCTGTTTTTAACGATATAATAACAGAGAAAGGTctaagatatatattttttaaattctaattaaattaAAGTTCTATCCTAATACAATAATCGCAAAATGTTGTTCAAAGTAAGCAAGAAACTTTCAAATGTTTATCCTCTCTTTAACTTTGCGTTTTTAATTTCAGACTTTCCAGAAAGTGCGCGGGAATCGACTTGACCGCTTTAACAGCAGAGTGGGTCAGTGCCGTGTACCTGGGTGGAGAAACGGAGCTATGTTCTCTGGGAAGCCGATGGCTCCTTGGATCGATTATAACAATAACAGTATCGCCGTGCAGAGCAACAGAGCACCCATACAAGCGAGATTTGAAGGAGTTCGTTGTCCTGTCTGTGAAATTTCATTAGGTCACATGAGCAGCCATGAGCAAATTTCTGACCACGTGATGCATTGCGCGGGAACGAgggtgaattttttttaaaatctgtATCTTCGTTTTACTTGAATTCACAGCggtatttatttcaataattattCAGTTATACAGGTGACCTAAAAacacaattcataaattttttatttactctTATGATAAACCGGGGAATTTATTTGACAACTGAACttttgtttgtgtatgattgtaccccaAAGTTCCAGTAATTTAGGACGCTTTGCGCAAAATTTATCTTCTCTCTGAAATGCGTTCTCAATGATCTTTTTGGCGTTGGAGACATACTTgtaagcaaaataaaatttttatttttattttttcaaggaCGACAAAGACGTCCCAGGAGAGTCAGGAACAGTAGTTGACGTTGAAGATGATGATGGTGCGTTTGAAGAATATGAATGGTGTGGCGAAACAAGAGTTCGGGCGACTACACTTGTACATAGAGACCTGCTTGCTTCCACGCCAGGATTCCATGTGATGCGGAATGCGGAAAACGAGGACTCTGACCAGGTACGTTCTCAAACAAGTATTCGATTTTTctatttatcatacaataacgCGAGAAAACTGCCATCATATGAAAAAAAACGGGGTCTCAGGTATTTTACTAAGGCATGGTAATTGCTATCAGTTAAACGTCCGGAATGAGAGGTCATATTTGgaagggtgaccgtacatttgaacccacatacatttgaacccatgtatataTCCGCGAATTCAatttatatgcgggtgctaaaacccatgggttagtatgggttcaaatatccgtaaaacgaaaaaaattccataggtgcaattgtcgtgggttcaaatgtaatggaaccatttggAAGAGACAGTCTTGAACTGCCCTGTTAGGTTAACCACATTTACCTTCCTGATTTCAGAAATCTTCCCCCACATATTTTTGCTCTAAGAGCTCCAAACATTCGGCTTCTGGAGCGGGTATACAAATGATTTCCTgccttttttatcaaatttatcaCTCTGCCCATTTTGGAACTCTTCCTATgcataaaactactttatttgttcaatctttaataAATCCTTTGCTAGTGTTATGCGCTAATAGCACTCCCCCTTTCTGTACAGTCTGAGTTGTTAATTATGTGTTCATGAGAACAGGTATTATAGGGCTAATAAAAACCTAAAGAATATCATTAATGGTAAAATTTCCCCCCCAAAACTTTAAAACCTTTTTTTTCTCCTCGTTTGGTAAATGTTGGGGGTTTCTAACGCTTGACCCAATGAGTCAATTGTCGTTGGTATTTCTACATTTTCCTGAATCCATTTGCATGAATATGTGTTTTATTCTTAGGATCTCAATGTTGAAACGGACGAGACTTGCGAGTATGGCGTTGTACAATATTCTGATAAAGATCTTGTACCTCCATCTACTGATGATGAAAATGATAGAACTCCATCATATGATCACGCAGAAAAGGATACAGGATGTCTAGACACGTAAGGATATTTTAAATCTTTCATATAGCGTGGCTCGAAACGCCAACTTTAACCCAACGCATGAAGGACAAATTAAGACTCCAGAAGTACTCTCTCAAATTTTTTACCACGTCTATGTGCGTTGTGGCTGTGAGACCGTTCGATGTTGATTGTTTAAGATTTCCAGCTGAGGACGGCCGGATATTTCTCGGGGTAGCTCATTTATAGGCGGATTCTTGTTTAGAGCTAATGCATGCCTGCACAACTTTCATTCATATAACGACTTgtgcttgtttttatttttaaacagaTCACCCGAAGATAAGACGATGGCTTTCTCTCATCCCAGCACAGTTGTTGATAATATGAAACGAATCAATATGGAGTGTCATTCCCCTTCTGTCGTTGTCCAAGCTCTCCGTTTAAAGATTCAGGAATTAGAATCGTCAAGTCAGGATAATCGATGTTTGATATGCATGGTAAGTGAAGTAATCGTTTGCATCTTGTGGAAAACCGTATTTGTGGacctttttttctcaaaaatccaTCGCGTGTCAGGCGCACTTGAAAAAAcctcttttttacaaaaatcGATCGCTCGCCTTAAAACCCAATGCGCGTAATGTACGGATCAAGTCGTGCTTTATTGCCCACAGTAAAAACCACTACAAGTTGCGTCTTATAGACTAATGCGCCTTGTTTGTGAATAAAAACCCGATCTTAGCAGTTTATCGACAGGCCACTTGTGGTCCGTGAAATACGATATGACGCCTCTTTTTCGTGACGGTCATGATTTACAAACACTGTTATTGAGAAAAGTTCCGGGATATTGATTGTAGACAAtgttgaactgcaggtcctttctccttgtttatttTGGATCCGTATGTGGCCGTAGCCACAACGATACATGAATGAGACAGTTTCTAAAAGTGATGAGGGACGAAAAAAAACGactaaattaatttttctatttatatcTTTTTTGAATGTTATCGTAGTAACCTGACCCGACAATTATTGTGATCTTTATCTTTGCAGTCATCAGtttttcttgttttgtctgaagaagttatACCAAGATCTAACGAAAGCTAACAGATATGCTTTCTGTTTCGTAAAAAGagattttgttttgtcattaaTGTTATTGAACAGGTTCATATTCTTTTCAGGAATCTTACAAAAATCCGTTGGTGTCAATTCAATGTTGGCATGTGCATTGCGAAAAATGTTGGTTGAAAGCTTTGGGAGTTAAAAAATTATGTCCACAATGTAATATGATTACGCCTGCTTCTCATCTCCGAAGAATCTTCTTatagtattttttattatttcattaataaCATTTGCTTTATGCTTTTCCTTCAATACAAACTTTTATACATACTCGATCGTATGAAAAAAAAGTTGGCCTCCTGTGTGAAAGGAGAGCTTCAGAACGAATGTAGTGAGCTGTACAGGTCGCGGGCGATTATgacttttaataataataaatcacaAGTCAATTGGCAAGTAAGTAGTTTTTGCATCTACCAATTATAATTCTGTGCCATGTCCTAAACAACGTCGCTGAAAGCGCCGCGACTAATGGAAAAGTTATAGTCCTCTGTGGGATTGGTACGTACATGTGCTGTTTTTGCAGTTGGGAAATTTTTGCTGTGGATTAAATCCGTATTTGATATATCCCAAACCTGTCTAGATATTTAGTATCAGTTTTTGCAATTCCCAATTCATCTTTCAACACGCACGAGAAAAGCCTTGGCGGGTTGGGAACAATAATAGAACTGttcattttcttttaaaatGCTGAAAGCTACTGAAGAAGAGAGGTTTGCACCACGCTTTGGGTTGGACCCCCTCAGCACCAAGAATGTGACGATGCCATACGCGCTGAGATCTTTTGGTGATATGTGCGCCAGCCAAAATACTTTGTTAAATACTAGATTAGTAGTAAATATGGGTATTGTATTTGCGATAGGAAAGACTCAAATGCGATGCTTATTCAAATGTGAAGATAAAAGTAATAATGCCTATAAGGTTACACACCTATTATCCCCAAGTGGTGCGGGCCCCGCATGTCGTTCCGATGCctcaaatatttatttcgaaGGCATCCTCCATAGCCGGGGTATACAGAACTGGGTAAAAACTGAAATGCAACAAAATCTTGAAGTTGCAGGTGTTTATGTAAGTAATCAATACACCGCTATGAATTTAACCTCAGGTTCCGCTTATTGAAGGCTGGAATAGGATTTAAAAACCACGAGACAGTATACGCGGGGACACCATCGGGGTGTAAATGGgtcttaaaataaaaaaaagagacCTTAAAATCTTTTGTGACTTGGATGGTATGTCACTATAATCCTTTAAACTGTCGGATAGAAATGTATGGTAAACAATCAAGCGAAACTGAATTAAAATGATTCACAGCTTTTTAATTGCAAATCAAGTATCTCCTACAGTTTCTGTTAGCTTTTTACTATTCTTCATTCCCTTCCACATTTTGTCGAGTTTTTGTGATGCATATTTCCACCCTTTGACGGGGCCTACGCCGATCAGAGACTTCCGACTCTGTGACCAGGAAGATCTTTTTACAGTATAAATTAAAGCATCTCTAACAGGATCTTCAATATTAGCATACCGCGCTATGTTGCGAagaatttcttcagtgtctcgAATTTGTATTGCATTTCTATCAAATTCCCTCGCCATTCGAATCTGCACTCTCAACGGAAGTTTGTCCAAGTAAACATGTCGCGCTTTTGGTGAACTGTCAACTTCTACCATCGCACTTTTTACGTTCCAAGACACAAATTCTTTGCAATCGGCTGCTATAGATTCAAGAATCGGGTGGTAGAGGTCTTGAAATCTTGTATAATTTGGCTCGACTATGTTGCTGACTTTATTTTTGTCTTCGCCAAACTTCATTCGAAAATCGCCTAAATAACTCAAACCAGCAATGGTGTGGTACAGTTGCCACTCAGAAAATACTTCGGGAAGCATTAGAAACGATGCATACAGCGCACTATGATAATTACGTCTCATAGCAAGCATTAATTTCGGATTGTTCTCAAACCTATGTCGTATAATATTTACAGGTTTGTGAAGTCTCCCTGCGACATATAAATTGTCCCAATTCAATAAATCGCTTTCAAGTTTTTCATTACTTATTATGCCGTATTTTATTATTCGTCCTTCGCATATAATCAaagtattataaaatatatttgcacCATAGTTTTCTTGAAGTTGGGCAATTCGTTCAGCGCCTAATTTTTGCATCAACAATGAATAATGGTTCTGATTTAAACTCAAATTTTCGCTGTGCCATTTTAAAGGATCTTGGACAGCAAATATGAAGTCTAACATGTTAGCTGTGGGATTTTTGTGACCTTTTTGGGCAAAAACACCAGATCCATAGGCAAATGCAAGGGACATGTTTCCTCCATCCGGGAAATGCATCAATATTCTCTGAAATATACTTGATGTATTGGACACTATTGGTACATTCGATAGAAGACAACTTAATATTCTCATCTTTTATATGTAATGGATTCACTATCACTGAATAACAATGACAAATACAGTAAAGCAATGTTAAATGAAAATACCTactcaaaattaataaacagaTAGAAGGTCCAGTCAGTTTTTCACTTGCTTATTTACTGGTATTAAATTTTTCTAGCTATGTTAAACTACAATAATTTTATACAAGCTTGAGTTCCAAAATATGGCAAATAAAAGGTGACCATTACAATGCATTGATTTAATACACAAGAAAaccaacaaaaatattcaaaatgcaacTTGGCTTATCTCACATGACAAGTATTCTTTTACTTAGGACTTGGCATACAAATTTTGATGGCTCCTTCctaaaaatattcaagtcttgCAGATCCCCTGAACAATTGATATTATAATCCAGTCCAACCCAACCTTACTTCCACTTTGAATACCGTATATGCAATGGGGCAATTCATCAATTTTCTACAAAATCGTATACTGGCAAATGGCAATACACATAGGATATTTGAATGTCCAGTACCTCATACCAGTAACTGTCTCTTAAAAGATGTGGGgcaatcaatgttcaactgctTTGCCtttgatttcaaaatacaaCAACTACAATAAAAAAGACAAACTACACAGAAAATAGCAAGTGGCATGTATCAATAATAGCAAGATATACCCTCATGCAGAACAGATAAGACTATCTGGACtacaaaataattgaattgtCTAAATGGCTGCAGTAAAATACTAATGTTGCTGCATGAAGCATGCACCCACTCAACATTACTAAATTTGTGCTCATCAGTCGTAAAGGAAGTTATTTCCTCTACAAGGCAATATTCTCCATTTTAAACAACTATTTCAAAGGTTTTTCTCAAGTTGAGCAAAATTTCAGAATGATACATAATATATTTACCAGTTGAAAATCAATTACTGTATTGGCTGTAATAGATGTTGGTAACTTGCATTGACTAATTCTAAAACTTAATGGAACTGAAGGGCGTATTGGCTGTATTTTTATACCTGCACATTCAATAGTTCTGTGGACAAGTTATTGAAATAACAAACTTAGAACAGCTGATTTATGCATGAAATTCtttcatttgaaattgattgattcATTTCCTGCCAAACATGGTGAAAGGTATTTGAACTGCAATTTAACTACGTAACTTTGCAAAACCCATACACGATTTTGCCATTTGCACGATCAAAACTACCAAAAAATGCATTCTGAAATAAATTGGACAAAGTGACTTTTCAGCTGTTCAAAttcgatatttttatttacacacTGTGCCACTGAAAGTTTAATAATGTGCTCATATGGAATAGATTGAAGACCGCTGATATAATTTCTATTTAAGAACATTATACAAAGTCCACGAAAACACTTCTACTAATGTATCATCCACATGATTAAATTATTTCATACATACCACTTCCTAATTTTTTAATGTGGCATCAACTAAGGTATTTTCACCAGTGTATTCTATTACATTGAACTTTAAAAACAGCATATTTTCAGTTAGACAAGTTTTTTTCTTACATTGTATATGTAGATAATTTAGAATTCCAATCCTTCTGGTGGTTGTTTAAGACGGCTACACTCTTTCAGTGACATCTTAACCTTCAGCTCTGACAATACAGATTTTATAGTATAAGCAGGTTGCCATCTCGATAAACAATCAAATGAACTTTCACAAATATGTCCGTTCGAATCGACCCATGGTGCATTAAGCTTCGATACAAATTTGACTTTAGGTGGTTCATATGGGTAGTTTGGCCCACAATGGATGTGCACTGTATAAAATCGACCTTCATATGGCGACCCATGAGGTCCCATAATTGTACCAGTCCATTCTGTCATGAACATGTCATCTTCCTTTTGTAAACCCCAACTTAGTGTTCCATCACCACCTTTTTCTCCATCTTCTAGCTCCTCGAGAAGTTTAAAGCTTCGAGGTATTTTTATCTTAGCCATATGTTACAATTTATAAACTGAAATACTCTGTAGTAAAAAGTAAACTAGTCATATTCACTTTGACAGGAAATAGATCATCacaatttgaaaatgaacattcAGCATTGAAATTACAAATGACCAAGACCAATAACGTATCTTACATATTGATCTGAGTTGTTAATGATGCTTGAACTTTTGATTCAGTTAACCTATTTTTCCCCGCATGCACAATGTCACACTAAGCCCCAAGCAGaataataggataggatttacatatttatcccgggggagaagatagccgaAAAGGCATTTTAATCATAACCTGAACAACGGACTTTCAACCTGTTATCACTTATCAGTCCTGTTATGTTCAGATGTTGGGTATGGCATGCATGGAGTTCATGGTGGAGAAAGCGGTAACCGCCctcagttacgtgaaccacccgaCAGGCTGCGGGTgccggcgaggagtccagcaatcctctcgcacataattatctctaCAAAGGATTTGAACCTATGCATGGTAATCAAAGCTTACCAAAATAACAGAAGTCAGAGATCAAACTCCTGAACATCtattttttcacattcataatatttcaactttCTGACAATTTTATGCTGTTTGCACTGTTTTCCAGTTTTCAGTGAGTTTTTTTCGgtaagatatttttttcagtaaGCTAGATGTTACAAACCAAATTCTACGTCAATTCAGCAATTAGTCAATTTAAAATGTGAGGATACACAAACAGATAAATTCAACAGTGAAATGGTGCATATATTCTCACGCTAGAGTAAACCCAAACGGATTGAAACAAAATTGACGGCTAGAAGTCTAACTACAGAACTACCTTATGTATTCCCATCTGGTTGAGAAACTCCGATGGATGGGATCGTTCTAAATCTAAAATGTCATGGCTCAATGATACCCCCGTAGTGGCGAAATCCGAATCTTGCTAGGAATTTTAACGAAAATTGTGCTTGTTGGGCACGAAATGTACCCACCGTGTTTTTCTGTAAAAGAGACtaaaagattgtattttccgATAGAAGTTtatcacatttatttatttcaaaaagtgTTTCAGTGGGTGAGATTTTCCATGCGGTAGGCCAAAAAAGTCTCATTTTTGattgaatgataaaatatttctgagCTGCTGTCTGAgctcttgctgattagccaatgttacggaagtaaacaaagaagtcGATGTTAGGGTAAACTAAACATCCAATTCCAGTTCAGTTTGAGGCTCCGTCATTGACCCGCGCTATCTCTCATGTCCATTGTCTAACAGGCAGACGGTGACGATTTGGTGCTCACAGGTTAGCGGTAGTGGGCTAGTTTATCATCACGGACGTATTGACTAGAATGCGGGAAAAGCTGGACAGTGCCGTAACATTCCATTCTTCAATATTTCGTTTGCAGCCTAAAGTAAAATATGTTACCGGTCagccggtaccggtaccgtactttGTTCTGAATTTTGGTGCAGTTCGTTCTCAATTCTCATCCAACtgattattcatgaattatttatactggtattatattttttagtttcTGACCGATAGAAGCATAGGCTCTTATCATACCTACCTGACTAATAAACTTTTATTAACAAATAGTTTGTATAAAAATCAACATGACCACTAGAATTGCTTCTCATGCTGGAAGTTGGTATGTCAGTTCTAGAGAAGATCTTGATCGACAGCTAGTTGGATGGCTAAATAATGCCCAAAAAGTGGGAAATCAAATTCGTGCAATTATTTCACCTCATGCTGGATATTCTTATTGTGGTTCCTCTGCAGCACATGCTTACAGACAaattgaacatgaaaatataaaacggatATTTATTCTAGGACCATCGCATCATGTTTATCTTCCTGGATGCGCTTTATCTTCTGTACAAAAGTATGAAACACCTTTGTATTCTTTGACAATAGATCAAGCAATATATGCAGAATTGAAACAAACTAACAAATTCACCTCGATGACAAAGCAAGTCGATGAAGATGAGCACAGTATTGAAATGCAACTTCCTTATATTGCAAAAGTTATGGAAAAATGCAAAGATAAATTCACAATTGTGCCTGTGCTAGTTGGAGGTCTTGATAGAGACGCCGAGAAGCTATATGGCGAAATCTTCAGCAGTTATTTGGCCGATCcacaaaatttatttgtgaTCTCTTCTGACTTTTGTCACTGGGGTCAACGCTTTAAATACACATACTTTGATGAAAAATATGGAGAAATATACAAGTCTATTGAACATTTGGATAAAATGGGAATGAAATTCATTGAGGAGCTGGATGCAACAAAATTCCATAAATATCTTAAGCAATACGGTAATACAATATGTGGACGTCATCCAATTGGTGTATTGCTCAATGCAGTCGAAGCGTTGCAAAATCAATCACAACCAAAATTCACATTTAAATTTCTCGATTATAAACAATCTAGCAAATGTAAGCACCAGAGAGACAGCTCAGTAAGTTATGCTGCTGGGGTGTTGGAAAATGTATGAATTCTGCTTGTGGACATGCTGTCCGGCAAAAATGTCATCTATTTGTTCTGCTATGATTTATGCATTGCATGTAGCACGCCCTATTATTAGTAAAGCTTGGATAACACATTTTTAGgtaatgaaatttaattttatcattgacAGACCAGCTCAGTTTTAATTTCACTTGTGATGTATATGTGTAATGTTCGATGTTGTGCTTTGTATCCctttttgtaataatattatgTACTTGGTATGAAATGACTTTATATGTAGCTTATGTCAGAAATTTACCGTAGTTGCCAGTTGTTTATATGTTGGTTTTGTCAAATAAGCCCTCTTCAGCCAACATAGGAAACTTCTGTATTCAAATTATATGGATGGAGTTTCATTTGTATTTCAGACTTATTAATTCAGTTTATTTCTTCAATAAGATACATGAATGTCATAACTCATAAAACTACAATTTTTATCATCCACATACATATTTTTCGAATAGCATTAATTTCTACTTTAATCCAAACCAATATCCTTTGGGCATCCCCAGATAGTGGatccaattaaaaaaaacttcacaaGAAGTTGGGCTATTATTGGACATTACATTATAATTTCACCAACTGCCATGGTCTActcataaatatataaattcagtGCAGATTTATGTTTTCTTAAATGAATTTCATTGACAGTTGTATGATAGATCCTATTTGGTAAATCCTTATTGTCACATAAACGAACAATCGGAACCGTATGTCATTCCATAAACAGCCACGCCAATTCATTTGGTTGGAGTATTGGAAGAAGTACTACAGATTCCCAAAGTGGAAGAAACCTGGCATAAAATATTATCTGAACGATAACCATTGAAATTTGCACTTATATTCCCCAAGAACGTGTAGTACAggacaaaatttgacaaaaaaatacaCAGAGCAAATAGATGAAATCAATCCAGATTATTGCACATTTACACAAAAAGTAAAAAGATTACAGCAAAGGCTAATGCATTTCTCCCACGGAATTAACGTAATCTTGATAAACTCTGTAGTTGGTCAGCAGGGTTGTAGGATATTGGGTACAGCAGGCTAcacttttttcatatatttgtcGAGACTGTCGACCTACTGTGGGCGGTTCAACATGATAAATGCTGTCTTGGCTGAAGACCGAATTGGGAATGAATTTATTATGAATGTCCTCAACAGCAATATACCGTCGGTACAAATTCAGGTCCTTCCTTGAAGGAGTCCACGATATTTTATCCCCATATGATTCTCTAGGTGAAAACTCATCTAGAGGGTTAATGGGGTCAGATGGAACAGGATATTTCAACATTGATTTGGTTGCAACGTTGACAATGTCATCAGCGGTATATCGCACTTCTAGAACCGAATCATCATCAGAAGATGAACTTTGATCTAGAGAACTCTGTGATGACAAGCTATCTGATACTTTATTCTGGTTCTTGATTTCCTGCCATTTGTCAGCTCTCAAAGCAAAGGGACTAATATTGTTGTAACCATTAGCTAAACATCCCGTCATTGAGTCAACTATGGTCAGACCAAATAGGTCATCAAATGAAGTTAATTCCCCAGTCCTGCAAAATTGAAGAAACATAGATGATAACAAAGTaatgtttcattattttatatatccatGACAAAACTTAAATACCACCACCACTTAATGAATTTAGGTTATTTTGCCCAAATCTTCACCTCTAATTTCGCAACTTCTGGACATAAACCTAGCCAGCTTTATGGCGACACAGTATTTTGAAAACACTGGTCTACGAAGGGGCAATATGATTAAGCC
This is a stretch of genomic DNA from Styela clava chromosome 2, kaStyClav1.hap1.2, whole genome shotgun sequence. It encodes these proteins:
- the LOC120336879 gene encoding phosphatidate cytidylyltransferase, mitochondrial-like, which codes for MRILSCLLSNVPIVSNTSSIFQRILMHFPDGGNMSLAFAYGSGVFAQKGHKNPTANMLDFIFAVQDPLKWHSENLSLNQNHYSLLMQKLGAERIAQLQENYGANIFYNTLIICEGRIIKYGIISNEKLESDLLNWDNLYVAGRLHKPVNIIRHRFENNPKLMLAMRRNYHSALYASFLMLPEVFSEWQLYHTIAGLSYLGDFRMKFGEDKNKVSNIVEPNYTRFQDLYHPILESIAADCKEFVSWNVKSAMVEVDSSPKARHVYLDKLPLRVQIRMAREFDRNAIQIRDTEEILRNIARYANIEDPVRDALIYTVKRSSWSQSRKSLIGVGPVKGWKYASQKLDKMWKGMKNSKKLTETVGDT
- the LOC120336880 gene encoding ubiquitin-conjugating enzyme E2 variant 2-like, yielding MAKIKIPRSFKLLEELEDGEKGGDGTLSWGLQKEDDMFMTEWTGTIMGPHGSPYEGRFYTVHIHCGPNYPYEPPKVKFVSKLNAPWVDSNGHICESSFDCLSRWQPAYTIKSVLSELKVKMSLKECSRLKQPPEGLEF
- the LOC120335628 gene encoding protein MEMO1-like, which codes for MTTRIASHAGSWYVSSREDLDRQLVGWLNNAQKVGNQIRAIISPHAGYSYCGSSAAHAYRQIEHENIKRIFILGPSHHVYLPGCALSSVQKYETPLYSLTIDQAIYAELKQTNKFTSMTKQVDEDEHSIEMQLPYIAKVMEKCKDKFTIVPVLVGGLDRDAEKLYGEIFSSYLADPQNLFVISSDFCHWGQRFKYTYFDEKYGEIYKSIEHLDKMGMKFIEELDATKFHKYLKQYGNTICGRHPIGVLLNAVEALQNQSQPKFTFKFLDYKQSSKCKHQRDSSVSYAAGVLENV